In one window of Halomarina pelagica DNA:
- a CDS encoding helix-turn-helix transcriptional regulator encodes MDGTEERTGPWGGVDVGERTVGAGARGPADGPTDPTDPGEAIDTVARRFDFLTTLTDGPKHRPVLQHELDVSRSTAYKGIRELEELRLVERTDQGYRLSLLGKLLLAQYDQFRANVETVCAKGPLLAELSADCGVTVEVLRDAEVVYAEKHAPHHPFHVLETMVEEATALRGMTPVVRHGYVELFYEQFVADTLETDLILGRPVVQWLAEYQCEPFVAALETGNLVVREIEEWVPFGLILSDEPTTQVGAFVHDDRGGLRGAVVNDTDDALAWGERIWERYRDRSTVVTTEVIEADDR; translated from the coding sequence ATGGACGGAACAGAGGAACGAACGGGTCCGTGGGGGGGCGTCGATGTCGGGGAGCGGACCGTGGGGGCGGGGGCCCGCGGCCCGGCCGACGGGCCGACGGATCCGACCGATCCGGGGGAGGCGATCGACACCGTGGCGCGGCGGTTCGACTTCCTCACGACGCTCACCGACGGCCCGAAACACAGGCCGGTCCTCCAGCACGAACTCGACGTCTCTCGCTCGACGGCGTACAAGGGCATCCGCGAGTTGGAGGAGCTGCGGCTCGTTGAACGGACGGATCAGGGGTACCGCCTCAGCCTCCTGGGGAAGCTGCTCCTCGCCCAGTACGACCAGTTCCGGGCGAACGTGGAGACCGTCTGTGCGAAGGGACCGCTGCTGGCGGAGCTATCGGCCGACTGCGGCGTGACCGTGGAGGTGTTGCGGGACGCGGAGGTCGTCTACGCCGAGAAACACGCCCCCCACCACCCGTTTCACGTCCTCGAGACGATGGTCGAGGAGGCGACGGCCCTCCGGGGGATGACGCCGGTGGTGCGCCACGGCTACGTCGAACTCTTCTACGAGCAGTTCGTCGCGGACACGCTCGAGACCGACCTGATCCTCGGCAGGCCCGTCGTCCAGTGGCTGGCGGAGTATCAGTGCGAGCCGTTCGTCGCCGCGCTCGAGACGGGGAACCTGGTCGTTCGGGAGATCGAGGAGTGGGTGCCGTTCGGGTTGATCCTCTCGGACGAGCCGACGACGCAGGTCGGGGCGTTCGTCCACGACGACAGGGGCGGCCTCCGGGGTGCCGTGGTGAACGACACCGACGACGCGCTCGCCTGGGGTGAACGGATCTGGGAACGCTACCGCGACCGCTCGACGGTCGTCACGACGGAGGTGATCGAGGCCGATGACCGCTGA
- a CDS encoding glycosyltransferase: MEVRLPDESSFSRRSVGSALAAAALSTALVAPGIVVPAYARVASAALVAFGVVLAVRATASAVVAFVRRSPPTAPEPPLPAATVVVTAYNEAEVLPATVDACAALDYPDDRLEILVGYESASTDGTAAVAEAAADRDPRVVAVERDRPPGGKASATNHALASASGEIVAVLDADQRPEPGALRRAVRWFRDDDVACVKGRCFGTNPDASMVALCATVERAVAERAEFYARDLLGGFALFTGGQAFFRADALAREGTFDESILLEDLDMAYRLQRAGGEIRVDPGIVTHETNPAAIAAWWHQRKRWARGGMQVARRYLGANLLFGPPSSLARADFAATLGALLAFPILALASPLAAVAWGLTPGGRPFGLAALVAGGFVLATPLVASYLVLAVDARDGRRHERSEYVAPLLLWPYFLLQAGAVVAAFVDEFVVRRPAVYVTSASGSDGE; encoded by the coding sequence GTGGAGGTACGACTGCCCGACGAGTCGTCGTTCTCCCGGCGGAGCGTCGGCTCCGCCCTCGCCGCGGCGGCGCTCTCCACCGCGCTCGTCGCCCCCGGGATCGTCGTTCCCGCGTACGCTCGGGTCGCGTCGGCCGCGCTCGTCGCGTTCGGCGTCGTGCTGGCCGTGCGGGCGACGGCGTCGGCGGTCGTCGCCTTCGTCCGCCGCTCGCCGCCCACCGCCCCGGAGCCGCCGCTGCCCGCAGCGACCGTCGTCGTGACCGCGTACAACGAGGCCGAGGTCCTCCCCGCGACCGTCGACGCCTGCGCCGCCCTCGACTATCCCGACGACAGACTGGAGATCCTCGTCGGCTACGAGTCGGCCTCGACCGACGGGACGGCCGCCGTCGCCGAGGCGGCGGCCGACCGCGACCCGCGGGTCGTGGCCGTCGAGCGCGACCGACCGCCGGGCGGGAAGGCGAGCGCGACAAACCACGCGCTCGCGAGCGCGTCGGGGGAGATCGTCGCCGTCCTCGACGCGGACCAGCGCCCCGAACCGGGGGCGCTCCGCCGGGCGGTTCGGTGGTTCCGGGACGACGACGTCGCCTGCGTCAAGGGTCGGTGCTTCGGGACGAACCCCGACGCGTCGATGGTGGCGCTCTGCGCCACCGTCGAGCGCGCCGTCGCGGAGCGGGCGGAGTTCTACGCCCGCGACCTCCTCGGCGGGTTCGCCCTCTTCACCGGCGGTCAGGCGTTCTTCCGCGCCGACGCGCTCGCGCGCGAAGGGACGTTCGACGAGTCGATACTCCTCGAGGACCTCGACATGGCCTACCGCCTCCAGCGCGCCGGCGGCGAGATCCGCGTCGACCCGGGGATCGTCACCCACGAGACCAACCCCGCCGCGATCGCGGCGTGGTGGCACCAGCGCAAGCGGTGGGCGCGCGGCGGCATGCAGGTCGCCCGGCGGTATCTCGGGGCGAACCTCCTCTTCGGACCGCCCTCGTCCCTCGCCCGCGCGGACTTCGCCGCGACGCTCGGCGCGCTCCTCGCGTTCCCGATCCTGGCGCTCGCCTCGCCGCTCGCGGCGGTCGCGTGGGGTCTCACCCCCGGCGGCCGGCCGTTCGGCCTCGCCGCGCTCGTCGCGGGGGGTTTCGTCCTCGCCACTCCGCTCGTCGCGTCGTACCTCGTGCTCGCCGTCGACGCCCGCGACGGCCGCCGACACGAGCGATCGGAGTACGTCGCGCCGCTCCTCCTCTGGCCGTACTTCCTCCTGCAGGCCGGTGCGGTGGTCGCCGCGTTCGTCGACGAGTTCGTCGTCCGACGGCCCGCGGTGTACGTCACCAGCGCGAGTGGGTCCGACGGGGAGTAG
- a CDS encoding alpha/beta hydrolase family protein, with protein MRVHFEDRTFDYQTLRTMGYATYGGAEPGECLATVERIDEGDFEAWHAEWRRTADRVAGVAEAARERGRDETARGAFLRAHNYYRTAEFFLDGDDPRRGPTYERSRDAFRSALDLLDATARAVEIPYEDTNLPGYAFHPDGDAPRPTVVCLGGFDSVAEELYFLCGVPAALERGYACLVFDGPGQGAPLRFEGRRARSDWEAVVGPVLDFLEGEPGVDPERIALLGASMGGYYAPRAAAFDERVAACVAFDHCFDLWSAAAYGQRGVATLVDHAPGALVNALAALGARFDPGARWRRENARWVFGTDAAALRGTLREYSLRGVAERVTCPTLALAGEDDHLIPLPLAYEFVDAVSGPTTLRTFTTEEGAGEHCQVGNLSLAHGVIYDWLDDVL; from the coding sequence ATGCGCGTACATTTCGAGGATCGCACCTTCGACTACCAGACCCTGCGGACGATGGGCTACGCCACGTACGGCGGGGCCGAACCGGGGGAGTGCCTCGCGACGGTCGAGCGGATCGACGAGGGGGACTTCGAGGCCTGGCACGCCGAGTGGCGACGGACCGCCGATCGGGTCGCAGGGGTCGCCGAGGCGGCGCGCGAGCGCGGCCGCGACGAGACCGCGAGGGGGGCGTTCCTCAGAGCGCACAACTACTACCGGACGGCGGAGTTCTTCCTCGACGGCGACGACCCCCGGCGCGGGCCGACGTACGAGCGGAGCCGTGACGCGTTCCGGAGCGCGCTCGACCTGCTCGACGCGACGGCCCGAGCCGTCGAGATCCCCTACGAGGACACGAACCTGCCGGGGTACGCGTTTCACCCGGACGGCGACGCGCCGCGGCCGACCGTCGTCTGTCTCGGCGGGTTCGACTCGGTCGCCGAAGAGTTGTACTTCCTCTGTGGGGTCCCCGCCGCGCTGGAGCGGGGGTACGCGTGTCTCGTCTTCGACGGCCCGGGCCAGGGCGCGCCGCTCCGGTTCGAGGGGCGACGGGCGCGATCCGACTGGGAGGCGGTCGTCGGCCCGGTGCTCGACTTCCTCGAGGGGGAACCGGGCGTCGATCCGGAGCGGATCGCCCTCCTCGGCGCGAGCATGGGCGGCTACTACGCGCCCCGGGCCGCGGCGTTCGACGAGCGGGTCGCGGCCTGCGTCGCGTTCGATCACTGCTTCGACCTCTGGTCCGCGGCCGCGTACGGCCAGCGCGGGGTCGCGACGCTCGTCGACCACGCCCCCGGCGCGCTCGTGAACGCGCTCGCCGCCCTCGGCGCGCGGTTCGATCCCGGCGCGCGCTGGCGGCGCGAGAACGCCCGCTGGGTCTTCGGCACCGACGCGGCCGCCCTCCGCGGGACGCTCCGGGAGTACTCGCTGCGGGGGGTCGCAGAGCGCGTCACCTGCCCGACGCTCGCGCTCGCCGGCGAGGACGACCACCTGATACCGCTCCCGCTCGCCTACGAGTTCGTCGACGCCGTGAGCGGCCCGACGACGCTCCGGACCTTCACGACCGAGGAGGGAGCGGGCGAGCACTGCCAGGTCGGGAACCTCTCGCTCGCCCACGGGGTGATCTACGACTGGCTCGACGACGTCCTCTGA
- a CDS encoding metallophosphoesterase family protein, with protein sequence MLVLGDVHASDPDRWGALLAAYRAADEAVALQVGDLERYDLPRPTWFVAGNNEDLDVIDALRAGETPPGVRNARLLAGTAAEVCGLRVAGLSGNYAPTKYDLPRSELVEDRRRHFTREDVERVAALEDVDVLLTHEAPRGLLSYGYDPGCEHVDRLLEATAPDLCLVGHHHRHREAEIRGARVVSLAPVWERYYVLDPDDLTLEARETPA encoded by the coding sequence ATGCTCGTACTCGGCGACGTACACGCGTCCGATCCCGACAGGTGGGGGGCCCTCCTCGCCGCCTACCGGGCGGCGGACGAGGCGGTCGCGCTCCAGGTCGGCGACCTCGAGCGGTACGACCTCCCCCGCCCGACGTGGTTCGTCGCGGGGAACAACGAGGACCTCGACGTGATCGACGCGCTCCGGGCGGGCGAGACGCCGCCGGGGGTTCGCAACGCCCGCCTGCTCGCCGGGACGGCCGCGGAGGTCTGCGGCCTCCGCGTCGCCGGGCTCTCGGGCAACTACGCACCGACGAAGTACGACCTGCCGAGGAGCGAACTCGTCGAGGACCGCCGGCGGCACTTCACCCGCGAGGACGTGGAGCGGGTCGCCGCCCTCGAAGACGTGGACGTGCTCCTGACCCACGAAGCGCCGCGGGGGCTCCTCTCCTACGGCTACGACCCCGGCTGCGAGCACGTCGATCGCCTGCTCGAGGCGACCGCCCCCGACCTCTGTCTCGTCGGGCACCACCACCGCCACCGCGAGGCGGAGATACGGGGGGCGCGCGTCGTCAGCCTCGCGCCCGTCTGGGAGCGCTACTACGTCCTCGACCCCGACGATCTGACGCTCGAAGCGCGCGAGACGCCCGCGTGA
- a CDS encoding response regulator yields MTAEDPTVLVVEDNEQLADMYAEWLAETTTVVTAYSGREALALLTDRIDIVLLDRLMPGLSGDEVLGRIRERGLDCRVALVTAVEPDVDIVEMEFDDYLTKPVRKRDLYHLVEALLTRSAYTEPVRKERALAEKRALLEEGLSEDELRASAEYDDLLGALDSLREGPRDSAPRWRAAERGATVFRRLSHHLRREEGDE; encoded by the coding sequence ATGACCGCTGAGGACCCGACGGTCCTGGTCGTCGAGGATAACGAGCAACTCGCCGACATGTACGCCGAGTGGCTCGCCGAGACGACCACGGTGGTGACCGCGTACAGCGGGCGGGAGGCGCTCGCGCTGCTGACCGACCGAATCGACATCGTACTGCTCGACCGGCTCATGCCGGGGCTCTCGGGCGACGAGGTCCTCGGGAGGATACGCGAGCGCGGACTCGACTGCCGCGTCGCGCTGGTGACCGCGGTCGAACCCGACGTGGACATCGTCGAGATGGAGTTCGACGACTACCTGACGAAGCCGGTTCGGAAGCGCGACCTCTATCACCTGGTCGAGGCGCTGCTCACGCGCAGCGCGTACACGGAGCCCGTTCGAAAGGAACGCGCGCTCGCCGAGAAGCGCGCGCTCCTCGAGGAGGGACTGTCGGAGGATGAACTGCGGGCGAGCGCGGAGTACGACGACCTGCTCGGTGCCCTCGATTCCCTGCGGGAGGGGCCGCGCGACTCGGCTCCCCGGTGGCGCGCCGCGGAGCGCGGTGCGACCGTGTTCCGCCGCCTCTCGCACCACCTCCGGCGGGAGGAGGGCGATGAGTGA
- a CDS encoding pyridoxamine 5'-phosphate oxidase family protein, which produces MSDVVPPEAAELLTSEPLMAHLATCRDGRPHVAPVWYRYADDAVEIVTSGRKLANVRANPRVALSVQKDDGGRARWMVSLLGTATVVEDDDEIAAATARINRKYGAEEDAWPENVLVRIDVGTASYRTY; this is translated from the coding sequence ATGTCGGACGTCGTTCCCCCCGAGGCGGCGGAGTTGCTCACGAGCGAACCGCTGATGGCTCACCTCGCGACCTGCCGCGACGGCCGGCCACACGTCGCGCCCGTCTGGTACCGCTACGCCGACGACGCGGTCGAGATCGTCACGAGCGGGCGGAAACTGGCGAACGTCCGCGCCAACCCTCGCGTCGCGCTGTCGGTCCAGAAGGACGACGGCGGGCGGGCTCGGTGGATGGTCTCGCTGCTCGGCACGGCGACCGTCGTCGAGGACGACGACGAGATCGCGGCGGCGACCGCGCGCATCAACCGGAAGTACGGGGCCGAAGAGGACGCGTGGCCGGAGAACGTGCTCGTCCGGATCGACGTCGGGACGGCGAGCTACCGGACGTACTGA
- a CDS encoding sensor histidine kinase, whose amino-acid sequence MSDRTRPLSVDRVGPAVISGIGLILAVVELEHVVKMDTPLGVVLEAGFPLALACALTYAGVWLGRNRFGREETLRVIAWFAVGTVGMLLVTAWVIVHQLIRGVPFHHTAFVLTNTAIVGGIGGFVVGAYDARSERRRRALADERRNLARERERTAFLNHLLRHNVLNAMNVVLGRADSLSSHVDDDGRDHLGSITRCSEDVVTLVQNVSTITRVVSEERETALESVDLSETLERGVENLRLAYDEAEVVARVPPGIEVWADGLLSEVFENLLLNAVQHNDDSPRVTVTASVAEDGGSAVVSIADDGPGIPDDAKRKLFRASHAELSRSGHGVGLVITRVLVRRYGGDIRVEDNEPTGTVFHVELRTTPPTPTARDGGIAASPEA is encoded by the coding sequence ATGAGTGATCGGACGCGGCCGCTCTCCGTCGACCGCGTCGGTCCGGCGGTCATCAGCGGGATCGGACTGATCCTCGCCGTCGTCGAACTGGAGCACGTCGTGAAGATGGACACGCCCCTCGGGGTCGTCCTCGAAGCGGGGTTCCCGCTCGCGCTGGCGTGCGCGCTCACGTACGCCGGCGTGTGGCTCGGTCGGAATCGCTTCGGGCGCGAGGAGACGCTGCGCGTCATCGCCTGGTTCGCGGTCGGAACGGTGGGTATGCTGCTCGTGACGGCCTGGGTGATCGTCCACCAGCTGATCCGCGGCGTCCCGTTCCACCACACGGCCTTCGTCCTCACGAACACCGCGATCGTCGGCGGCATCGGGGGGTTCGTGGTCGGCGCGTACGACGCCCGGAGCGAGCGACGACGACGCGCGCTCGCGGACGAGCGGCGCAACCTGGCGCGCGAGCGCGAGCGGACGGCGTTCCTGAACCACCTCCTCCGACACAACGTGCTCAACGCGATGAACGTCGTCCTCGGGCGGGCCGACTCGCTCTCCTCCCACGTCGACGACGACGGCCGCGACCACCTCGGCTCCATCACCCGCTGTAGCGAGGACGTCGTCACGCTCGTCCAGAACGTGAGCACGATCACGCGCGTCGTCTCGGAGGAGCGCGAGACGGCCCTCGAATCCGTCGACCTGTCCGAGACGCTCGAGCGGGGAGTCGAGAACCTCAGGCTCGCGTACGACGAGGCCGAGGTCGTCGCGCGCGTCCCGCCCGGAATCGAGGTCTGGGCCGACGGACTGCTCTCGGAGGTGTTCGAGAACCTCCTCCTGAACGCCGTCCAGCACAACGACGACTCCCCCCGGGTGACGGTGACGGCGTCGGTGGCCGAGGACGGCGGATCGGCCGTCGTCTCGATCGCGGACGACGGGCCCGGGATCCCCGACGACGCGAAGCGGAAGCTCTTTCGCGCCTCGCACGCCGAACTCTCCCGCTCCGGTCACGGCGTCGGTCTCGTCATCACTCGCGTCCTCGTGAGACGGTACGGCGGCGACATCCGGGTCGAGGACAACGAACCGACCGGCACCGTCTTCCACGTCGAACTGCGGACGACGCCGCCGACGCCGACGGCGCGCGACGGGGGAATCGCGGCGTCGCCGGAGGCGTAA
- a CDS encoding phosphopantetheine adenylyltransferase: MRVAVAGTFGPLHDGHRALLRAALERGDEGVVVGITSDAFAAASRRDDPRPIPPYEEREHRVRAEIDALDEWNRDVEVRTVTDEYGFADDDPSLDALVVSPETDDEVAELDRRRAERGMDPLRPIVVPDVLAADGERISSTRIARGEIDEHGNLLE, encoded by the coding sequence GTGCGAGTCGCCGTCGCCGGAACGTTCGGTCCGCTCCACGACGGACACAGGGCGCTCCTTCGAGCGGCGCTCGAACGGGGCGACGAGGGGGTCGTCGTGGGGATCACGAGCGACGCGTTCGCCGCCGCGTCGCGCCGCGACGACCCGCGTCCGATCCCGCCGTACGAGGAACGCGAGCACCGAGTGCGGGCGGAGATCGACGCCCTCGACGAGTGGAACCGCGATGTGGAGGTTCGAACGGTGACCGACGAGTACGGGTTCGCGGACGACGACCCCTCGCTCGACGCGCTGGTCGTCTCGCCCGAGACCGACGACGAGGTGGCGGAACTCGACCGCCGGCGGGCGGAGCGGGGGATGGACCCGCTCCGCCCGATCGTCGTTCCGGACGTGCTCGCGGCGGACGGCGAGCGGATCTCCTCGACGCGGATCGCCCGCGGGGAGATCGACGAACACGGGAACCTGCTGGAGTGA
- a CDS encoding DoxX family membrane protein codes for MSNEYRDAEGFTDGATAEGLGPLAPYAVVSLRIALGWVFFYSGVTKLLDPSWSAAGYLEHAVPPGNPFVALWPLLAGMPLVDVLVQWGLTLTGLGLVLGALVRWNAFWASTMMLLFWASSLPLEHAILIDQHVVYALVLFGLAALGAGRVAGLDGYLESSSLVRRYPRLRYLLG; via the coding sequence GTGTCGAACGAGTACCGCGACGCCGAGGGGTTCACCGACGGAGCGACCGCCGAGGGGCTCGGACCCCTCGCCCCGTACGCCGTCGTCTCGCTTCGGATCGCCCTGGGGTGGGTCTTCTTCTACTCCGGCGTCACGAAGCTCCTGGACCCGAGCTGGTCCGCGGCCGGCTATCTCGAACACGCCGTCCCGCCCGGGAACCCGTTCGTGGCGCTCTGGCCCCTCCTCGCGGGGATGCCCCTCGTCGACGTCCTGGTCCAGTGGGGGCTGACGCTGACGGGGCTGGGGCTCGTCCTCGGCGCGCTCGTTCGCTGGAACGCGTTCTGGGCGTCGACGATGATGCTGCTGTTCTGGGCGAGTAGCCTGCCGCTCGAGCACGCGATCCTGATCGACCAGCACGTCGTGTACGCCCTCGTCCTGTTCGGGCTGGCGGCGCTCGGCGCGGGTCGCGTCGCGGGCCTCGACGGCTACCTGGAGTCGTCGTCGCTCGTCCGGCGCTACCCGCGGTTGCGCTATCTGCTCGGGTAG
- a CDS encoding CopD family protein encodes MTLLVALLRGVLVTALLLLIGTPPAFALVVFPELDRRGLDATRASRFARRTVAWTVAAALCSAIGLAVLRAGGVGALGGWAVGTVEGRAWLVLAGGGSCLAAATAVRSVRPANLSRGRWLGVVLAGGSVMLLAFCRTRYSTAVDSAALAIGVKFWHMAGAAAWVGGLAVLAALPRYLPDETGTEPARVAAALVRRFSMVAVAAVTVAFVTGVIIVTWHVPSLAALATTPYGLALALKVLLVFAAAGLGGFNRLVVHQRLRRAGGDAPAVPGLLVLGRSEGGPADAVASLVRAIRLELAVLLAVVALSVALTSALTPSHAVADLPSTSGVAVDARRAAGATVDAAFRSALEFGAIGVALLGSLTLGYELGEFSVRRR; translated from the coding sequence GTGACGCTACTGGTCGCGCTGCTCCGCGGCGTGCTGGTGACGGCGTTACTGCTGCTGATCGGTACGCCGCCGGCCTTCGCGCTCGTCGTCTTTCCCGAACTCGACCGGCGGGGGCTCGACGCGACGCGCGCGAGTCGGTTCGCCCGTCGGACGGTCGCGTGGACGGTCGCCGCCGCGCTCTGCTCCGCTATCGGACTGGCGGTCCTCCGCGCGGGCGGCGTCGGAGCGCTCGGCGGGTGGGCGGTCGGCACCGTCGAGGGGAGGGCCTGGCTCGTCCTCGCGGGAGGCGGATCCTGTCTCGCGGCGGCCACCGCGGTTCGATCCGTCAGGCCCGCGAATCTCTCGCGTGGGCGGTGGCTCGGCGTCGTGCTCGCCGGCGGGTCGGTCATGTTGCTCGCGTTCTGCCGGACGCGGTACTCGACGGCCGTCGACAGCGCCGCGCTGGCGATCGGCGTGAAGTTCTGGCACATGGCCGGCGCGGCCGCCTGGGTCGGGGGGCTCGCCGTGCTGGCGGCGCTGCCGCGATACCTCCCGGACGAGACCGGGACGGAGCCGGCGCGCGTGGCCGCCGCGCTGGTCCGCCGGTTCTCGATGGTCGCGGTCGCGGCGGTCACCGTCGCCTTCGTCACCGGCGTGATCATCGTCACCTGGCACGTCCCCTCGCTCGCGGCGCTGGCGACGACGCCGTACGGCCTCGCGCTCGCGCTCAAGGTCCTGCTCGTGTTCGCCGCGGCGGGTCTCGGCGGGTTCAACCGCCTCGTCGTCCACCAGCGCCTCCGGCGGGCCGGCGGCGACGCGCCGGCGGTTCCGGGGTTGCTGGTGCTCGGGCGTTCCGAGGGCGGCCCGGCGGACGCGGTCGCGTCGCTCGTCCGGGCGATCCGTCTCGAACTCGCGGTCCTGCTCGCCGTCGTCGCACTCTCCGTCGCGCTGACCTCGGCGCTGACGCCGTCGCACGCGGTCGCCGACCTTCCATCCACGTCCGGCGTCGCGGTCGACGCACGGCGAGCCGCCGGCGCGACCGTCGACGCCGCGTTCCGGTCGGCCCTCGAGTTCGGCGCGATCGGCGTCGCCCTGCTCGGTTCGCTGACGCTCGGGTACGAACTCGGGGAGTTCTCCGTTCGCCGACGATAA
- a CDS encoding fluoroquinolone export ABC transporter permease subunit, producing MIGVRGLRFTYPGAESATLRGLDFSVDAGEVFGFLGPSGAGKSTTQRVLTGLLDGYEGSVRVLGREVAEWDGGYYERIGVSGESPNHYPKLTGRENLELFASLYRGETRDVEGLFELVGLDDALDRRVAEYSNGMRMRLNFVRALLHDPDVLLLDEPTSGIDPGNARTVKGAISDLRDEGRAIFLTTHDMTVADQLCDRVAFLVDGRIATVDAPDRLKREYGSRTVRVEYRRGGTRGTERFPLDGLGESAAFRRLLADGRVETIHTDEATLEDVFLRNHGGGARVRSATAMLAWDVRLQLRYGFYAVYAVLAAAYAVLLGLLPPRLVEPALVFVVVSDAAVLGFYFIAALVLVERREGVLDALVVSPLGARGYLASKTASLTILAVLVSTLLAVVAHRGTNVALLIVGVALTSVFFVLVGFVAVARFDSINAYFFSAPLYGVILYAPLLGYFGVYETPAFYLLPVQPALLLVGGAFGGIDASALLYGVGYLSIGSAAAFVLAERRFERYVVRGEGSRPRAARRTPGRIGRGVAARAGTVAGMVLADLRNWARDPILLLAASGPLLLAVVARVGLPLVDRLYLPGASLTGYYPLVLGFLVLFPPYVYGVVVGFLMLEDREQGTLAALRTTPLTAAGYLRYRGASAYFVSAALVGPTAALFGLFAVPLRVLIPVALVAALAGPAIAFLFAGLARDSIEGVAINKLLGLVVVLPIAGVLLLPEPVEYLAGIVPLYWPVKALLVAADGDAGPAFVAALALGSVSLGASVYLLARRFVALAT from the coding sequence ATGATCGGCGTGCGCGGGCTCCGGTTTACCTACCCCGGTGCCGAATCGGCGACGCTTCGAGGGCTCGACTTCTCGGTCGACGCGGGAGAGGTGTTCGGGTTCCTCGGTCCCAGCGGCGCGGGCAAGAGTACGACCCAGCGGGTGTTGACGGGGCTGCTCGACGGGTACGAGGGGTCCGTCCGCGTGCTCGGACGGGAGGTCGCGGAGTGGGACGGCGGGTACTACGAGCGCATCGGCGTCTCCGGGGAGTCGCCGAACCACTACCCGAAGCTCACCGGACGCGAGAACCTGGAACTGTTCGCGTCGCTCTACCGGGGCGAGACGAGGGACGTCGAGGGGCTGTTCGAACTGGTCGGCCTCGACGACGCCCTCGACCGGCGCGTCGCGGAGTACTCGAACGGGATGCGGATGCGGCTCAACTTCGTCCGCGCCCTGCTCCACGACCCGGACGTGCTCCTCCTCGACGAGCCGACGAGCGGGATCGACCCGGGCAACGCCAGGACCGTGAAGGGCGCGATCTCCGACCTCCGCGACGAGGGGCGGGCGATCTTCCTCACGACCCACGACATGACCGTCGCGGATCAGCTGTGCGACCGGGTCGCGTTCCTCGTCGACGGGCGGATCGCGACCGTCGACGCGCCGGACCGCCTGAAGCGGGAGTACGGATCGCGGACCGTCCGCGTCGAGTACCGCCGCGGCGGTACCCGAGGCACCGAGCGGTTCCCGCTCGACGGACTGGGCGAGAGCGCGGCGTTCCGGCGACTGCTCGCGGACGGGCGCGTGGAGACGATCCACACCGACGAGGCGACCCTGGAGGACGTGTTCCTCCGGAATCACGGGGGCGGCGCTCGCGTGAGATCGGCGACGGCGATGCTCGCCTGGGACGTCCGCCTCCAGCTTCGGTACGGCTTCTACGCGGTGTACGCCGTCCTCGCGGCGGCCTACGCGGTACTGCTCGGTCTCCTCCCGCCGCGGCTGGTCGAACCGGCGCTCGTCTTCGTCGTCGTCTCCGACGCGGCGGTCCTGGGGTTCTACTTCATCGCCGCGCTCGTCCTCGTCGAGCGGCGGGAGGGGGTGCTCGACGCGCTCGTGGTCTCGCCGCTCGGCGCTCGGGGCTACCTGGCGTCGAAGACCGCCTCGCTCACGATCCTCGCCGTGCTCGTCTCGACGCTCCTCGCGGTCGTCGCGCACCGGGGGACGAACGTCGCGCTGCTGATCGTGGGCGTCGCGCTGACGTCGGTCTTCTTCGTCCTCGTCGGCTTCGTCGCCGTCGCCCGGTTCGATTCGATCAACGCCTACTTCTTCAGCGCCCCCCTCTACGGCGTCATCCTGTACGCGCCGCTGCTCGGCTACTTCGGCGTCTACGAGACGCCGGCGTTCTACCTGCTGCCGGTTCAGCCGGCGCTGCTCCTCGTCGGCGGCGCGTTCGGCGGGATCGACGCGTCGGCGCTGCTGTACGGGGTCGGATACCTCTCGATCGGGAGCGCGGCGGCGTTCGTCCTCGCCGAACGGCGGTTCGAGCGATACGTCGTGCGGGGGGAGGGTAGCCGCCCTCGCGCCGCCCGGCGGACGCCCGGGCGGATCGGTCGTGGGGTAGCCGCCCGGGCCGGAACCGTGGCCGGGATGGTCCTGGCCGATCTGCGCAACTGGGCCCGCGACCCGATCCTCCTGCTCGCCGCGAGCGGACCGCTCCTGCTCGCGGTCGTCGCCCGCGTGGGCCTCCCCCTCGTCGATCGTCTGTACCTCCCCGGCGCGTCGCTGACCGGGTACTACCCGCTGGTGCTCGGATTCCTCGTCCTGTTTCCGCCGTACGTGTACGGCGTCGTCGTCGGGTTCCTGATGCTCGAGGACCGCGAGCAGGGAACGCTCGCCGCCCTGCGGACCACGCCGCTCACCGCGGCCGGGTACCTCCGATACCGCGGCGCGAGCGCCTACTTCGTCAGCGCAGCGCTCGTCGGCCCGACCGCCGCGCTCTTCGGTTTATTCGCCGTCCCACTCCGGGTACTCATCCCGGTCGCGCTTGTCGCCGCGCTCGCCGGCCCCGCGATCGCGTTCCTGTTCGCCGGCCTCGCGCGCGACTCGATCGAGGGGGTGGCGATCAACAAACTGCTCGGCCTCGTCGTCGTCCTCCCGATCGCCGGCGTCCTCCTGCTCCCCGAGCCGGTCGAGTACCTCGCGGGAATCGTCCCACTCTACTGGCCGGTGAAGGCGCTCCTCGTCGCAGCCGACGGCGACGCGGGACCGGCGTTCGTCGCGGCGCTCGCTCTCGGCTCCGTATCGCTGGGCGCGTCCGTCTACCTCCTCGCGAGGCGGTTCGTCGCGCTGGCGACGTGA